The genomic interval GTAACACTGGTGGGACTTGTTGGTTTGCAGTAAAACATGGGTGTGgaaggctgcagagcagaatAATCTAAGCAGCGTCTTTGCTATAAATGCTATGCTAATATGACACTGCACTGACCTCAGACCTTACACTTACTTATAGATGACTTCTTGGGCTTCTGCTGTAGCAGGGGTGAGCTTCAACCTGTCCTTCACAAGTTCCACCCCGACAAAGAGGCCCCGACCCCTGCAGGATGTGACATTATTGGTTTAGTCACCACTGACGCACAAAGAATCCACATCCGGGGATGTTACAAACATGCCATAAATATAATGATATTACAAAGTGTGTATTTAGTCAGACATAATCAGCTGTGTTCTGGATCAGCTCGACAGGACATGCACAGAATTACCCAGCTGTTGCACTGTGCCACACACTGAACCCGTGTGTGTTTGCCTACCTGATGTCACCAACCAGCGGAtgcttctctttctgcttttccAGCAGACCGGTCAGGTATCGGCCCACACGCAGCGCATTTCCCTGGAGATCCTCTTTCACAATCACGTCTAGGACGGCCAGACCAATGGCACACGACACTGGGTTACCGCCAAACTGTGAAATTCAAAacccacacacagaggaaagatTGCAGGGAGCTAAGTTTGCCACCAGCCAGGAAATCGGCCGCTTGATCAACAGGATGACAAAACTATAAGATTTAATGCGGTGAATATATAACAGACATCCAAAGTCAGCAGCGTGTTTTTGTTTTCGCTGAACTGATCATTGCTCCAGCACACTCAACTATTTTCATTATGTAACTCGAAAAGATCCACACTGTACCAGAACTCTTACATTTGTAATATCATCCgaacttttttccctttcacaGGAAATGACTGCAATCTGAGACCATCGATGAAAAAAAGGAACCGGCCCATATGGAATGTGTCTTTCCCCATAATGTGGAAAGCAGCTGCGTCCATAAGTTTGGCAGTTATAGATAAGAACGTCATGTCAAGGATGAGGCTGTGTCAGAGCCGTTTCTGGCCAACTCGGGAGAAAAAGCAGAGTGTGGAATGTGTTTCGTGTGTTACATAAACACTAATTTGCTATTTATATCAACCATATTTGCAGAAGGGTTTTTATTACACCGCAAACACAGTTCTTCACTATTCTCCATAATAATCTTACCGTATTGAAATACTCCATTCCGGATAACAGGAAGGCCTCTGCCACCTCTTTGGTCGTGACCACACATGACATGGGGTGGCCGTTGCCGATAGGCTTTCCCATGGTGACAATGTCCGGCACAAAGTCCTCTCCCTGGAGCTGGAAAGCCCAGAAGTGGGTGCCGACGCGGCCGAAGCCCACCTGGACTTCATCAGCGATGAAAACGCCCCCTGCCTTACGGACATGCCTGCAGACATGGGTGCAGAGATAAATGAGTTCACGCAGTAATTAAATATAAAAGTGTACTTACATGTTCACTCTGCTTTGTGGTTAATCATTTCAGAATGACAGCTCTCCATATTTCGCGTTGGTGAGCTggttctgaaaaaaaaaaaaaaaggtgggtGAATCTGAGATAACTTGGGTACATACTCTGCCACTTGCTGGAAGTAGCCCACGGGGGGAATGACCTGCCCGCCGCAACTCTGCAATGACTCAGCGATAAAAGCGGCAATCTgcatcagagaaaaacacagcaggtctATGAATGCAAAAAACCAGACAGATACACTGGAAAAGAGGACGAGTTCTGACATCTTTGACCTGTAGATGTCCCTCTTTCATAAGCGTGCCACTTTTCAGTTGGCACGAACAAGAGAGAGGCAATCATGTAACACTTGGACAGAAATAAATGTCACTGCAGGTCACTGCGGAGGAAAATGAATCAAAAGAAATCTACTTCATAAGATCAGCAGGGTGCAACATGTAACCACATACATGCATCACAAAAAGGAAAGTGTTATTGTACTCGGTTTGCTAGTTTTGGCTTCCTCCTGCAGACTGCACAAAGATCCATTAGAAAGGCATTCTGTATAATCTCTGGGCCGGAGTCCCGTCGCTCTCGCCAATGGAAGCATGGACATGCCCTTGCGTTGTGCTTTTCAACATACGATTATGGGCCAACAAGCTTGGACACTTAAGAGCCCCCTACACATGTTCTTGTGATCGGGGATTTGACCCTAAAAGCCAGAGTCCTTGGCCTGAACCTGAGATAGgggagaaaaacaggagaaaaagggaaaggaataaaaaaattGAATgagtatttcaaaataaaagggggcagacagtgtgcagcagataaaatgatatatatatttcttacaGTTCACACTTGAAATGATGAAGgcacttttcatttcttttcatttttgcaaaaagaaaccaaaacactgacaaagagGCAGATCttagggttggggttaggaaAATTCCCACTTAAAATCTTTAAATGAATCATTCCACAGATCATTGTGATGCTATTCTGGGGGTATCACTGGCTCCTTGGCAAAGTCCACACTGCCGGAGTCTGACAGACACTTGAAGGACTACACCAAATCTGACAGACTTTTACAGTCTTTCCTATGATATCTGAATCTTATGCTCACACGAACACATTACAACACCGGTTTCAGAACAAAGCATTAGACTTTTTGTGACTCAGGGCCATttccttgaaaaaaaaaccaaaaaaaaaaccagtcCCTTATTAACACAATGACGCAATTAGTACACGCAGCCATATGTTCAACATTCCTGAGCTTAGAGGAAACAAACTGTACCTTGCCTCCTTTTTCATGGACCCTGTGTATTATATCTTTGACTTCGTCTGCATATGCTGTTGCAGGGTCAGGGTGGTCCGCTCTGTATTTGCCTCTGTACACATCCGGGCTCGGAGCCTGTACAGGGAACCAAACACTGAGATGATTACTAAAGCAGATTCACAGGCCACATCTGCGTAACCAGTCCTACAGCATACATTCATGCAAAGCAGTGAACAATAAAATATTATGAAAGTGTCATAGCTAACGTTATTAGCCTTAAAACTGTCTAAAAATGGTTGTTTTCACTCAGTGTTCCACAAAATTAAACACAGACTGTTACTCGTTCTTCACTCAGAGCAGCCTCTGAGCCACAGGTTGATTCCTTCATGTCTTTGATCATGAATAAAATATGCAAGCTGGCGAAACAGACTGACCCGCCCCACCCTTGGCATGTAACACTAGAGGTGGGGATTCCACAGGCTGCCGTATCGAACTGCACTGAGGCCGTCAAGACCTTTAGTTAGTGTGACTCGCACTTCAAAtaacactggatcctacaattcccacaatgcaactcaacagcatggtttatttgaCCTTTCTTTTTGGTTAAATGCTCTTATCTTCCAAACTCCATTATTCAAGTAATGTAACTATGGAATCAAAAAGACTGTGAGCCTCTGAGTGGCAGGAGGAGCCACGGCTGTTTGAGCTCCAATGCAAACTCCATACAGAAATTTCAGTAGGGAGGAAGGCACGAGGACATTTCTAAGATGCTTtaattcatacacacacacacacacacacacacacacacacacacgcacacacatatctCCCGCAGTGATCCTGTTCTGCCTCATTCCTCAACTCAGAGGTTGATGTTCATGTTACGTGACTGTGCAGGTAGCTGAAGACTTTAAATCACTGTCAGGTTTCTTGAGGAATCTTAACATTTTTAACTAAAAGGCGTGGAACGTCCACAGCCTCCGGCCTCTGACACCAGCAGTAAAATGCCTCCTTTTCAAAAGCAAGCTGGTTTCATCTTGCTCAGTTGAATTTGTCGTAAAAAGCATTTGCATTTCTTGCTTCCGTCTCCTCTTTtcttatccacacacacacacacacacacacatacatgcacaggaGTGAACACACAGTAACCTGCCAAAGCCCAGTGGTGCAGGTTGAGTCATAGTGTTTTAATAGtgtgcaggcaggcagacagggagagaaaaagcaCTCACCACATGGACAAATTGGTTCTGCACAGCGTCTGACAGCTGGTGGAACTTATACGGGCTGATGTCAATGAGGGATGAGACATGGCCGTGGTAGGCGctgcaaacaaagcaaacacagctttGCTAGAATTTCTCAtcatgaggacaaacatctctgaatAAAACCGCCACTCgttgtcatttgttttcaaaCAATAACCGGGCGGCCGCACTTACTTTTCCAACGTGATGATGTCTTTGTGGCCCGTGTACTGCCATGCCAGACGGAGCGCCAGGTCGTTGGCTTCAGAGCTGGAGTTCAAAGGGGCAAGGCTTACTTTGAGTTACTCAGTCACCACAAAATACACATGTGAAGCCATGGACATCACAAGCACGTCAGTCACAGTTTGATGTTTTACTTCCTATTCTGAGGGCACTGGAGGTGACACCTAGTCAGTAATAAAGGCAATTAAACTGACACACGAATGATTCTGCTGTCTGGCCTGCCAGAGTGTCTAATTCAAAAGGCAAAATCAGCCCCTGGAGCACGGACGAGCTGGTCACCGATAGCAGTTTTACACACTGGAAACACAATCACGCTGCAACGCAACAGAGCTGGAAACCTAATGTTTCACTGCAAAATCAGAGGGATTATTGTGGCACAATAACATCTTCCACACCTTTTGGGAAGGTTTTCCACATGATTTCGCAACCTGGCTGCATCAGTGAGGCATTACAGTTTATCTCCAGGGGTTGTGGTCAGGGCTCTGGGAAGGTTAGTCAAGATCAGACTTGTAGAACTGTTTCTTTATGGACCTTGTCTTGTTTGCAGCAGCGCTGTCATGTTGACACAAGAAAGGGTCTTCCTCAAACTGCTGCCACAACATGGGGGGTGGAATATTGTCTAAAATGCTGTTGTATGCTGCAGCATTACGATTTCACTTTCGACGGCACTTTTGGACTGTTGCGCAGTCCTTACAAAGCTTTTGCAGCGATAACTTGACGCCTCTGTTATGTCAGGTTTATAACTtctctcatttcatttatttccccGTGGCTGATAAATACTCAGGATGGTACTGAGTTGATATGGATCATTATCTAGCCCAGGCCAGATAATTCCTGTTCACACTCCAGCAAGTGGTGTCAATAAGTAACCACGCCAGACTGGTCCAGTTTAATGTCCAAAGCTAGACATGCATGATATTGTGCTTTACTACTTTAGTCTGGCAGTCTAGACACTCCCTCCAAAATCAGCTCAGTAATCACACCTGAAAATCCAGATCAGCAGGAGGCTGTTCCAAGGAGGACTGGCAACTGTAGCTAtcccttttttctcttaaaatgtgtcatttcttcTTGAGTACAATATAGCAGTCATTTATGTTTGAGCTTCACCCTCTCGTCTCGCCCACCTTAGGCTACAGCTCAAGTAATTAAAGTTGACAAGAGGCAAGATATGAATCGAACGCTAACTGCATCTGTTAATGAACACTCAGCCTGTCATTGCTTGAGCTGCATCTTCAGCACAAACTGACCCACCCGcctctaaagaaaaaaaaaataaaaaaaatgacgcGTTTGTTGTTTGAGGAGTGTGAGAACATGTGGACATACCCAGAGTTGACAAAGTAGCACACAGACAGCTTGTCGGGCAGTGTGGCCTGCAGCCTCTGGGCGTACAGTACAAGGTTGTCGTGCAAGAAACGTGAGTTGGTGTTGAGCAGTTCCATCTGCTCGGCTCCCGCCTTCACCACCTCCGGGTGACAGTGGCCCACTGGCAAATGGTAGAGAGAGGACACACGCAGGATTAGAACTCGGCCTCACGTTCAGGACAAAAACACTCTTTAAATCATCTGACTGTAATTTGGGGTTGAAACATAACATGACAGCTGACCCTAAAGGCACATAGTTGGAGGCCGCATGTTGAGTTTAAAGAGCGCTGAATGTGGTAGATCAGGAGACATCCCTTTTTGTATTCCTGTCTGCCTGCAAGTTGTGCAGCTCAAATCACTCCGACTTACATGCACATTAGGTGACACCAATCTGTCAAGCAGATCAGCTCAACGAGTCCTTCTGCTCGTGCATTCTAGTGCAAACTAGTCCTCAAACACAACACCTCTAACTTTGAGTCCAAATCTGAATGCCAGCCTGACACATGTTGTTCTTCGGCTTTGCAATTTGTGGTGAACGCGATTacataaaagaggaaaacaaaacaactctgCTGTAAGTGCttttgtgcatttgcatgtgtgtgcagctgtgcgTTTACCATGAGCCACGTTGTTGATGCAATCCAGGTAGCGCTGCCCTTTTTCGTCATACATGTACTGGCCTTTGGCTCGCACGATCTTGATAGGGTCATGGCTGAAGAAAATCTTACAAGACGGCCTGCAGAGGAGCAAACATTAATATTTCCGTGTGTGTAGAGTGCGTCCTTCACTCTGGTTTGACAGTTTTTATCTTTTACAATGGTTATAAAAAATATGTCAAGATATTGCATCAAGCTACACTTTAACGTACAGGCTGAACAACTGCTTGGCTCCAAATATATCAACTAATTCATGAATAAAATCGGTttacaaaatgacatttggtttgttcttggaaaaaaaaaagtttcagctCTGTCATGGTGCGTCTCCAGACTGTAAATAACTTCAATAACGTTAACAGGACCGTTCTGTTTTGCAGTAAAAGTCTCTCTTACTTAGCAACTGTCACCTCTACCTGAACACCTGTAAGCTATTTAAGCGCAGAACGTCACTTATCTTACCCAATGTGCTTCTTCCTCAAGTCTATCGTCTTCTTTTTCTCAAATAATTCCCCTGACATCCTGATGTTGTCCGGCTGGCGACACTTGACTCCCCGTTGACTCACTGAGGATCAGCTACATCGGCTCGAGCACAAAGAACCCGGctgcacacacgcgcgcgcgtgcgcgcgcttaaacacacagaaagacatttGTGCACACATAGGCGCAGCTCGCACCGCTCTCTCGTGCTGCCACCTAGCCGGAACTTTTTATTTGACAGCGTGCAGATGTCTCGAGGACAGTAACGACAGGCTGTTATTCAGTAATGTGCTCGCGGGCTGTTTCAACACCTGCTGAACAGGGCTGCAGCTCCTAATGACGGCAATGAGGCCGTGCGTTTGCGTGTTTTTACCTGGAGAGAGTTTACATTCTACATTGTAAACAGGATTCTTC from Chaetodon auriga isolate fChaAug3 chromosome 24, fChaAug3.hap1, whole genome shotgun sequence carries:
- the etnppl gene encoding ethanolamine-phosphate phospho-lyase, with the protein product MSGELFEKKKTIDLRKKHIGPSCKIFFSHDPIKIVRAKGQYMYDEKGQRYLDCINNVAHVGHCHPEVVKAGAEQMELLNTNSRFLHDNLVLYAQRLQATLPDKLSVCYFVNSGSEANDLALRLAWQYTGHKDIITLENAYHGHVSSLIDISPYKFHQLSDAVQNQFVHVAPSPDVYRGKYRADHPDPATAYADEVKDIIHRVHEKGGKIAAFIAESLQSCGGQVIPPVGYFQQVAEHVRKAGGVFIADEVQVGFGRVGTHFWAFQLQGEDFVPDIVTMGKPIGNGHPMSCVVTTKEVAEAFLLSGMEYFNTFGGNPVSCAIGLAVLDVIVKEDLQGNALRVGRYLTGLLEKQKEKHPLVGDIRGRGLFVGVELVKDRLKLTPATAEAQEVIYKLKEQHILLSADGPHRNVLKFKPPMCFSTEDADLVVEKIDHILTELEEALGLKQSALNVKNDSSKRQLPADENGHQYHGGLVHNAGSGAGASQQTKRLKT